In a genomic window of Nostoc sp. UHCC 0870:
- a CDS encoding tetratricopeptide repeat protein, translating into MESLSISSLLEDLKKPDALVREQATKKLWRIWFQQKGVYGLEKIDQSQKLLDAGETTEAEKILNELIKEQPDFAEAWNRRAFLYYSTGDYRKSLGDCQMVIQINPVHFGALHGMGLCYAALGKYSKAIKAFRRALEIQPYSLVNQKLILECTLRLS; encoded by the coding sequence ATGGAATCTTTATCAATTAGCTCTTTACTTGAAGATTTAAAAAAGCCTGATGCTTTAGTCCGGGAGCAAGCAACAAAGAAACTCTGGCGTATTTGGTTTCAGCAAAAGGGAGTTTACGGGCTGGAAAAAATCGACCAAAGTCAAAAATTGCTTGATGCTGGGGAAACTACTGAAGCTGAAAAAATTCTTAACGAACTTATCAAAGAACAACCTGACTTTGCCGAAGCTTGGAATCGTCGTGCTTTTCTCTACTACAGCACAGGCGATTATCGCAAATCCCTAGGCGACTGTCAGATGGTGATTCAGATTAACCCTGTACATTTCGGTGCGCTACATGGTATGGGTTTATGTTACGCAGCTTTAGGAAAATACAGTAAAGCTATCAAGGCTTTTAGACGCGCCTTAGAAATTCAGCCCTACTCTTTGGTGAATCAAAAATTAATTTTAGAATGTACACTCAGACTGAGCTAA
- a CDS encoding FAD-binding oxidoreductase gives MTIANLDTLINSLTDIETITDPHQIAKLSQDYHTFSPVLVPKLEGKVGDIVVRPANEQEVIKVAATCAKYRIPITVRGAGTGNYGQCVPMHGGVILDMTKMQNVCWVKPGVARVEAGVKLAALDKKAREIGWEMRMSPSTYRTATIGGFIAGGSGGIGSIQYGLLGDRGNLLALKVVTVEDEPRVIELRGDDVQKVNHAWGINGIITEVEIPLGPAYPWAEVIVTFADFMTAAKFGQSLANADGMIKKLISVFASPIPQYFHPLQQYIPEGTHAAFLLVAEPSLELLPGLVQQYGGKITYQKPAHEAGKGVNLAEFTWNHTTLHARNVDTNITYLQSMIPSAKGLELVEHLYHHFGDEVMMHLEFIRVSGAVVPAALQLVRYTTEARLNEIISYHEAQGVLIANPHTYIIEDGGRKVIDPEQLKFKEMVDPYGLMNPGKSKVLQFKIQN, from the coding sequence ATGACGATCGCCAACTTGGATACCCTCATTAACTCCCTCACAGACATAGAAACTATTACAGATCCCCACCAAATAGCAAAATTATCCCAAGACTACCACACCTTTAGCCCAGTCCTAGTCCCCAAACTAGAAGGCAAAGTCGGGGACATCGTAGTGCGTCCCGCCAACGAACAGGAAGTGATAAAAGTTGCCGCCACCTGTGCCAAATACCGTATACCTATCACCGTCAGAGGTGCGGGAACAGGCAATTATGGGCAATGCGTACCCATGCACGGTGGCGTAATTTTAGACATGACCAAAATGCAAAATGTGTGTTGGGTAAAACCGGGGGTAGCGCGGGTAGAAGCTGGGGTAAAATTAGCCGCCTTAGACAAAAAAGCACGAGAAATTGGCTGGGAAATGCGGATGTCCCCTTCTACTTACCGCACAGCCACCATTGGCGGATTTATCGCTGGGGGGAGTGGGGGTATAGGCTCAATCCAATATGGATTATTAGGCGATCGCGGTAATCTATTAGCATTAAAAGTTGTCACCGTAGAAGATGAACCCCGTGTCATTGAGTTGCGCGGCGACGATGTACAGAAGGTAAACCATGCTTGGGGTATTAACGGCATTATTACAGAAGTCGAAATTCCCTTGGGGCCAGCCTATCCTTGGGCCGAGGTAATTGTCACCTTTGCCGATTTCATGACAGCCGCCAAGTTTGGGCAAAGCCTAGCTAACGCCGATGGGATGATAAAAAAGTTAATTAGTGTCTTTGCGTCACCAATTCCCCAATACTTCCACCCCTTACAACAATATATCCCTGAAGGTACTCACGCAGCATTTTTGCTAGTAGCTGAACCCAGCCTAGAATTATTACCGGGGTTAGTACAGCAATACGGTGGAAAAATCACCTACCAAAAACCAGCCCACGAAGCAGGTAAAGGTGTTAATTTAGCAGAATTTACCTGGAATCACACCACCTTACACGCCCGGAATGTAGATACCAACATTACATACCTGCAAAGTATGATTCCCTCAGCCAAAGGTCTGGAATTAGTAGAGCATTTATATCATCACTTTGGCGATGAAGTCATGATGCACTTGGAATTTATTCGGGTGAGTGGTGCAGTAGTTCCCGCCGCTTTACAACTGGTACGCTACACCACAGAAGCACGCCTCAATGAGATTATCAGCTATCACGAAGCGCAGGGCGTGCTTATTGCTAATCCCCACACCTATATTATTGAAGATGGGGGCAGGAAAGTTATTGATCCTGAACAATTAAAATTTAAGGAAATGGTTGACCCCTATGGATTAATGAACCCTGGCAAAAGCAAAGTGTTACAATTTAAAATTCAAAATTAG
- a CDS encoding non-ribosomal peptide synthetase has product MTTQNFFSQISKQQVIVTATFTSEPIEDSLSYWLRAIGVPYSIEFAPYNQVFQELLNPTSLLANNQNGVNVVLVRFEDWEGTKNRLKLTVDDDLKAHIIGDRLRHTLPNHLEIAHLNQYETEYLYQEIFVDRVYLRHGIVFNEDDCIIDVGANIGLFTLFAQQKSPKGTIYSFEPAPHAFDKLATNAKLYCQNTHLFNCGLGGERTEETFTFYPRSSVFSSFAADTEQDEKAIRSVIINMLQRDNSLDEESLERLADEFLKDRLERETYQAQLRTLSEIIEEYKIEKIDLLKLDAEKSELAILQGIKDNHWPLIKQIVMEVHDQEGSTLKRVLSLLEDKGFKFVVDEESLLHGSGLFNIYATRYNQNHNPESPRLGKNIAHLEQTVKDFGSALKTAATRSLNPYLICICPPSPTTDTANSLLYERIQESLADDLDNVSGMYLIKSQELTNTYPVKEYYDPYGDELGHIPYTPTFFCALGTMLGRKIFALKSSPYKVIVLDCDHTLWSGVCGEDGVGGVKIDAPFRYLQEFIVAQQAAGKLICLCSKNQEEDVFAVFDQNQDMVLKRHHLVNWRINWQSKSENLKSLARELQLSLDSFIFIDDNPVECGEVRANCPEVLTLQLPQESDRIPQFLEHIWAFDQLQTTQEDQQRTNLYQENIQRQRLQQDSLSFADFLDQLNLEIEISPMQNEQLARVAQLTQRTNQFNLTTIRRSESEIQQLCHSGKLECRVVQVKDRFGDYGLVGLLLFATEENALFVDTFLLSCRVLGRGVEHQMLAYLGTLAQERELEQVQLFYTPTNKNQPARDFLTSVGREFQQEQNDSWLFNFPSQTASQISFRLISNNDRLVNNPEAESPQPPRDKSPFLGESSPDFLEHIARNLYTPELILKEITSQQQRQRPQLEIEFIAPRTSIEKAIANLFAEILKLDQVGVNDNFFELGGDSIRGAILINKLQAQLNEIIHFVVLFDTKTVANLATYIETNYPQTAAKLLGKQTAIIDLPEERIDEAKVLQMRSLIPPLAPPVDDDPTQNPPAIFILSPHRSGSTLLRVILGGNPQLFAPPELELLTFNTIGERKAAFSGRYSFWAEGAIRTIMQIKGCSAEEAIALMAELEAQNLTTKQFYGLIQEWLGDKILVDKTPSYSIDLETLKRAETNFQNPLYIHLVRHPYATMRSYEEARVEQTFPYEHPFNRRELAELVWLISHQNILEFLQQVPQERQYQVKFEDIVSQPQTTVESLCQFLGLEFHPDMLQPYKEKKQRMTDGIYAQSRMVGDVKFHQYQTINASTADTWKQYYSSDFLSDVAWEVAESLGYQSNNGAILPVSRGNQTEPQTFPVSFAQQRLWVLAQLEPDNPFYNMFKAVRLQGRLDIEILERSLNEIIRRHEVLRTTFSSAEGTPVQVIAPHATMKLVVVDLQGLSGQAQSEQLQLIATHDQLQPFDLTQGLLLRVTLVQLESESYALLLTMHHIIGDGWSMGVFIKELSSLYQGLLVGDASLLPELPIQYADFTLWQRQWLQGQALQTQVNYWKQQLAAAPPLLELPTDRPRPSVQTFRGWCFSFQLDAHLTASLKELSQRSGTTLFMTLMAAYATLLFRYSGQEDILLGTPIASRNRQDIEGLIGFFVNTLVMRTRLEGNPSFSELLTQVRSTCMDAYANQDVPFEQIVEALQIERSLSHSPLFQVMFALQNALMEEIETPDLTIAPLNLDNVNAKFDLTLQMWEQGNCLQGFWQYNTDLFDEDRIARMTGHFQELLAGIVANPQESVGTLPLLTEREHHQLLVEWNDTRISYPDTKCIHKVFEEQVEQTPDAIALVYENESLNYRELNDRANQLAHYLQTLGVKQEVLVGICVERSLEMIIGILAILKAGGAYVPFDPAYPQERLAYMFQDTGVSVLLIQQQLMGLLPPNSAKVICLDTDRQIFTQYSHENLKTDVTPDNLTHIMYTSGSTGTPKGVCIIHRNVVRLAKGTNYASLTPQEVFLQLGPLSFDASTLEIWPCLLNGAKLVLMPSQKPSLEELGEIIQRYQVSILWLTASLFHLMVDERLPDLQPVRQLMSGGDVLSVTHVQKVVRELPNCQFLNGYGPTENTVFTTCCPVTPETKIEKSIPIGRVIGNTQVYILDPHLQPVPVGVWGEMCVGGAGLSRGYWNRPELNQQKFIPNPFGHPDADRLYKTGDLVRYLPDGNIEFFSRIDNQVKIRGFRIELAEIEAFLTQNPQIRDAVVIAREDKPGIKSLAAYVIPEGKQPTSSELRSFLKEKLPEYMIPASFTVLEALPITPNGKVDRRALPVPEFEFNDTTNFVSPRTNTEKILLKIWQDVLLLNKVCIHDNFFELGGDSIIGIQIVARANQAGLKLTPKQLFQHQTIAELAAVAVTTTAKEAEQGLIQGIVPLTPIQHWFFERNLPEPHHFNQSVLLEVPPNIQPELLEQALQKLLYHHDALRLRFVQQATQWQQYNSDVCDGVSLVIADLSNLAQTEQSQAIELKADEIQRSLNIADGPLLRVVLFNLGKSSPGRLLIVIHHLAVDGISWRILLEDLAAVYKQLDTGKNIQLPAKTNSFQDWAIRLQNYADDQGLHSELEYWLHSRSLAVAPLPLDSLAVESENTVGSSRIVSVSLSVEQTRALLQDVPRAYNTQINDVLLTALVQSFAEWTGYNSLLIELEGHGREDLFENVDLSRTVGWFTSLFPVCLELRGLHHPGETLKSVKEQLRRIPNRGIGYGILRYLSMDTTINKQLEQLPQAQVSFNYLGQFDQTHLAPLGWKYAQESSGSIHSPKGQRRHLLNVSGLVIEGRLQLEWKYSSAFHHQATVENLARNYLQVLAAIIDHCLSPEAGGYTPSDFPEVSFSQEALDELLAEIE; this is encoded by the coding sequence ATGACTACACAAAATTTTTTTAGCCAAATATCTAAACAGCAAGTGATTGTTACAGCTACATTTACCAGCGAGCCTATTGAGGATTCCCTATCGTATTGGTTGAGAGCAATAGGAGTCCCTTATTCAATAGAGTTTGCTCCTTACAATCAGGTATTTCAAGAACTGCTCAATCCAACCAGCCTTTTGGCTAACAATCAAAATGGAGTCAATGTAGTTCTGGTTAGGTTTGAAGATTGGGAAGGAACTAAGAATCGTCTTAAATTGACAGTTGACGATGATCTAAAAGCACACATTATTGGCGATCGCCTCCGCCACACTTTACCCAATCACTTAGAAATAGCTCACCTTAACCAGTACGAAACCGAGTATCTATACCAAGAAATTTTTGTCGATCGCGTCTATCTCAGACATGGAATTGTCTTCAATGAAGACGACTGTATCATCGATGTCGGCGCAAATATTGGTTTATTCACCTTATTTGCCCAGCAAAAATCCCCAAAAGGCACTATTTACTCATTTGAGCCTGCACCCCACGCCTTTGATAAGTTAGCAACTAACGCCAAACTCTACTGTCAAAATACCCATCTTTTTAATTGTGGCTTAGGTGGTGAACGTACAGAAGAAACCTTCACTTTTTACCCTCGTTCATCAGTTTTCTCAAGTTTTGCAGCTGACACAGAGCAAGATGAAAAAGCTATCCGCTCAGTCATTATTAATATGCTGCAACGTGATAATTCTCTGGATGAAGAGTCATTAGAGCGTCTGGCTGATGAATTTCTCAAAGATAGATTAGAGCGAGAAACTTATCAGGCTCAACTGCGGACTCTTTCCGAAATTATCGAAGAATATAAGATTGAAAAGATTGATTTACTCAAACTAGATGCAGAAAAAAGCGAATTAGCCATTCTCCAAGGAATTAAAGACAATCACTGGCCTCTGATTAAGCAAATAGTCATGGAGGTGCATGACCAAGAAGGGAGTACCTTGAAGCGAGTCTTGAGCTTGCTGGAAGACAAAGGCTTTAAATTTGTTGTTGATGAAGAGTCTCTACTACACGGTTCGGGACTCTTTAATATTTATGCGACTCGCTACAACCAAAACCACAACCCAGAATCGCCACGACTTGGAAAAAACATAGCCCACTTAGAACAAACCGTCAAGGATTTTGGCAGTGCTTTAAAAACAGCAGCAACGCGATCGCTAAATCCCTACTTGATCTGTATCTGTCCTCCCTCTCCAACTACTGATACAGCAAATAGCCTTTTGTATGAGAGAATACAAGAATCGTTAGCAGATGATCTCGATAACGTCAGTGGTATGTATCTCATAAAAAGTCAAGAATTGACCAATACTTACCCAGTAAAAGAGTACTACGACCCCTACGGTGACGAACTAGGACACATTCCCTACACGCCAACCTTTTTCTGCGCCTTGGGGACAATGCTAGGACGGAAAATCTTTGCATTAAAAAGCTCTCCTTACAAAGTGATTGTTCTTGACTGCGACCATACTTTATGGAGTGGTGTTTGTGGAGAAGATGGAGTTGGTGGAGTAAAAATTGATGCACCATTTCGATATCTCCAAGAATTTATCGTCGCGCAGCAAGCAGCCGGAAAGTTGATTTGCTTGTGTAGTAAGAATCAAGAAGAGGATGTATTTGCAGTCTTTGACCAAAATCAAGATATGGTGCTTAAACGCCATCATCTCGTCAATTGGCGCATTAACTGGCAATCAAAATCGGAGAATCTCAAGTCTTTAGCTAGGGAACTGCAACTGAGTTTAGATAGCTTCATCTTTATTGACGACAATCCAGTTGAGTGTGGTGAAGTTAGAGCCAACTGTCCAGAAGTTCTGACTCTCCAACTTCCCCAAGAAAGCGATCGCATCCCCCAATTTTTAGAGCATATTTGGGCTTTCGACCAACTCCAAACCACCCAAGAAGACCAACAAAGAACCAACCTCTATCAAGAAAATATCCAACGCCAACGTTTACAACAAGATTCACTTTCCTTTGCTGATTTCCTAGACCAACTAAACCTAGAAATCGAGATTTCCCCCATGCAAAACGAGCAACTTGCACGGGTTGCTCAACTTACCCAACGCACCAATCAGTTTAACCTCACAACTATCCGGCGATCTGAGTCTGAAATTCAACAACTTTGTCATTCAGGAAAATTAGAATGTCGAGTAGTCCAAGTTAAAGACCGCTTCGGAGATTATGGCTTAGTCGGTCTGCTCTTATTTGCAACGGAGGAAAATGCACTATTTGTAGACACATTTTTACTGAGTTGTCGGGTACTTGGTCGGGGTGTAGAGCATCAAATGCTGGCTTATTTGGGAACTCTCGCCCAAGAAAGAGAATTAGAACAAGTCCAGCTTTTCTATACACCCACAAACAAGAACCAACCAGCCAGAGATTTTCTCACTAGTGTGGGTAGAGAATTTCAGCAGGAGCAAAATGATAGTTGGTTATTCAATTTTCCATCTCAAACCGCATCCCAAATTAGTTTCAGACTAATATCCAATAACGATCGCCTAGTTAACAATCCCGAAGCGGAATCTCCTCAACCTCCCCGCGACAAGTCTCCTTTTCTGGGTGAGTCTTCCCCCGACTTCCTTGAACACATAGCGCGAAATCTCTACACCCCCGAACTCATCCTCAAAGAGATTACATCCCAACAACAACGCCAACGACCCCAGTTAGAGATAGAATTTATCGCCCCTCGCACTTCCATAGAAAAAGCGATCGCTAATTTATTCGCAGAAATCCTCAAACTAGATCAAGTGGGTGTTAACGATAACTTCTTTGAACTAGGTGGCGATTCGATTCGGGGAGCGATACTAATTAACAAACTGCAAGCGCAGTTAAACGAAATCATTCACTTTGTCGTTCTTTTTGATACTAAAACAGTCGCTAATTTAGCGACTTACATAGAAACAAACTACCCACAGACCGCAGCAAAACTACTGGGTAAACAAACTGCAATTATTGACCTACCAGAAGAACGCATCGATGAAGCGAAAGTTTTGCAAATGCGATCGCTAATTCCCCCTCTTGCTCCCCCAGTAGATGACGACCCAACCCAAAACCCCCCAGCTATCTTTATCCTGTCGCCTCATCGTAGCGGTTCTACCTTACTCCGCGTCATCCTGGGAGGAAATCCCCAATTATTTGCCCCTCCAGAATTGGAACTACTAACGTTTAATACCATTGGAGAACGCAAAGCCGCATTTTCTGGACGTTACAGCTTTTGGGCGGAAGGGGCGATTCGCACCATCATGCAAATTAAAGGGTGCAGTGCAGAAGAAGCGATCGCACTAATGGCAGAATTAGAAGCGCAAAACCTCACCACCAAGCAATTCTATGGACTCATACAAGAATGGCTGGGCGATAAAATCTTGGTAGACAAGACCCCCTCCTACTCCATAGACTTAGAAACCCTCAAACGGGCAGAAACCAACTTCCAAAACCCCCTCTACATCCATCTTGTACGTCATCCCTATGCTACGATGCGCTCCTATGAAGAAGCCAGAGTAGAGCAAACATTTCCCTACGAACATCCCTTCAATAGACGAGAACTCGCCGAACTAGTTTGGCTGATTAGCCATCAAAATATTCTCGAATTTTTGCAACAAGTTCCTCAAGAACGCCAGTATCAAGTCAAATTTGAAGACATAGTTAGCCAGCCCCAGACTACGGTAGAAAGCCTATGTCAATTTTTAGGGCTAGAATTTCATCCCGATATGCTGCAACCATACAAAGAGAAAAAGCAGCGCATGACTGATGGCATCTATGCCCAGTCTAGAATGGTAGGGGATGTAAAATTTCACCAGTATCAGACCATTAATGCCAGCACCGCAGATACATGGAAGCAGTATTACAGCAGTGACTTCTTGAGTGATGTGGCTTGGGAAGTAGCAGAGTCTTTGGGATATCAAAGCAATAACGGTGCGATTTTGCCTGTTAGTCGAGGAAATCAAACAGAACCTCAGACTTTCCCTGTTTCCTTCGCCCAGCAGAGGCTATGGGTTTTAGCTCAATTAGAGCCGGACAACCCTTTCTACAATATGTTTAAAGCTGTTCGTCTCCAGGGGCGTTTGGATATAGAAATTTTAGAACGTAGCCTTAACGAGATTATCCGCCGTCACGAAGTTCTACGCACCACCTTTAGTTCCGCAGAGGGAACACCAGTACAAGTAATTGCTCCCCACGCAACTATGAAACTCGTGGTGGTAGACTTGCAAGGATTGTCAGGACAAGCACAGTCAGAACAACTGCAACTCATCGCCACCCATGATCAATTGCAACCCTTTGACCTGACCCAAGGATTGTTGCTGCGAGTTACCCTAGTACAACTAGAGTCAGAGTCTTATGCTTTGTTATTGACCATGCACCACATCATCGGTGATGGCTGGTCAATGGGAGTATTCATCAAAGAATTGTCGAGTTTGTATCAAGGCTTATTGGTTGGTGATGCTTCTCTCCTCCCAGAATTACCAATTCAATACGCAGATTTTACGCTTTGGCAACGCCAATGGTTGCAAGGACAAGCATTACAAACCCAAGTCAATTACTGGAAGCAACAATTAGCAGCCGCGCCACCGCTTTTAGAACTCCCAACAGACAGGCCTCGTCCCTCCGTGCAGACTTTCCGGGGTTGGTGTTTTTCCTTCCAGCTAGATGCACATCTGACAGCATCGCTGAAAGAACTCAGCCAAAGGTCAGGAACTACCCTATTTATGACCTTGATGGCAGCTTATGCCACCCTACTGTTCCGTTACAGTGGTCAAGAAGATATTCTATTGGGAACACCCATCGCTAGCCGTAATCGTCAAGATATAGAAGGGTTAATTGGCTTTTTTGTCAATACCTTAGTGATGCGAACTCGCCTAGAAGGAAATCCCAGTTTCTCAGAACTACTAACTCAGGTACGGTCTACCTGCATGGATGCCTACGCCAACCAAGACGTACCCTTTGAGCAGATTGTCGAAGCTTTGCAAATAGAGCGTAGTCTGAGCCACAGTCCACTATTTCAGGTCATGTTTGCCTTGCAAAATGCACTCATGGAGGAAATAGAAACACCTGATTTAACTATCGCTCCCCTCAATCTAGATAATGTCAATGCCAAGTTTGACCTCACCCTACAAATGTGGGAACAAGGTAATTGCTTACAAGGCTTTTGGCAATACAACACCGATTTGTTTGATGAAGATAGAATCGCTCGCATGACTGGTCATTTCCAAGAGTTATTAGCGGGAATTGTCGCCAATCCACAAGAATCGGTAGGTACATTGCCATTATTAACTGAGCGGGAACATCATCAGTTGCTAGTCGAATGGAATGATACTCGTATAAGCTATCCTGATACAAAGTGCATCCATAAAGTATTTGAGGAACAGGTAGAACAAACACCAGATGCGATCGCTCTGGTGTATGAGAATGAGTCTCTCAACTACCGGGAATTGAACGATCGCGCCAATCAACTAGCGCACTATCTGCAAACCTTGGGAGTCAAACAAGAAGTATTAGTAGGTATTTGTGTCGAGCGATCGCTAGAAATGATTATCGGCATACTAGCCATCCTCAAAGCTGGCGGTGCATACGTTCCCTTTGACCCCGCCTATCCCCAAGAACGCTTGGCTTATATGTTCCAAGATACAGGGGTATCGGTGCTGCTCATTCAACAGCAGTTGATGGGATTACTACCCCCCAACTCAGCTAAAGTCATTTGTCTAGACACAGACCGGCAAATTTTCACCCAATATAGCCACGAGAACCTGAAAACAGATGTGACACCAGACAACCTCACTCACATCATGTATACCTCTGGTTCTACAGGAACACCCAAAGGTGTCTGCATTATCCATAGAAATGTTGTGCGCTTGGCTAAGGGAACAAACTATGCCTCATTAACACCACAGGAAGTCTTTCTGCAACTTGGCCCCCTGTCCTTCGATGCCTCCACACTGGAAATATGGCCTTGTCTGCTCAATGGTGCTAAACTCGTGCTGATGCCCAGCCAGAAGCCGTCCTTAGAAGAGTTGGGTGAAATCATCCAACGCTATCAAGTGAGTATTTTATGGCTCACAGCCAGCTTGTTTCATCTGATGGTGGATGAAAGATTGCCAGATTTACAACCTGTGCGGCAATTGATGAGTGGAGGTGATGTATTATCTGTAACTCACGTCCAGAAGGTCGTGCGCGAACTCCCCAATTGTCAATTCCTCAACGGTTACGGCCCTACAGAAAACACCGTATTTACTACCTGCTGCCCTGTAACGCCTGAAACTAAAATCGAGAAATCAATTCCCATTGGTCGTGTTATCGGCAATACACAAGTCTATATATTAGACCCCCATCTCCAACCTGTACCCGTCGGGGTTTGGGGTGAAATGTGTGTTGGTGGTGCTGGGTTATCTAGAGGCTACTGGAATCGTCCCGAACTGAATCAGCAGAAATTTATTCCCAACCCTTTTGGACATCCAGATGCCGATCGCCTGTATAAAACAGGAGATTTGGTTCGTTACTTACCCGACGGTAATATAGAATTTTTTAGTCGCATTGACAACCAAGTTAAAATCCGTGGTTTCCGCATTGAACTTGCTGAAATTGAGGCGTTTTTAACTCAAAACCCCCAAATACGGGATGCCGTTGTCATTGCCAGAGAAGATAAGCCTGGTATCAAAAGTTTGGCAGCCTATGTAATACCGGAAGGAAAACAACCCACAAGTAGCGAGTTGCGATCATTCCTCAAGGAAAAGCTTCCTGAGTATATGATACCTGCTTCCTTCACAGTTCTAGAGGCCTTGCCAATTACCCCCAATGGCAAAGTAGACCGCCGTGCCTTACCAGTACCAGAATTTGAGTTTAATGACACAACAAACTTTGTCTCTCCTCGTACCAATACGGAAAAAATCTTGCTAAAAATTTGGCAAGATGTTTTACTATTAAACAAAGTTTGTATTCATGACAACTTTTTTGAATTGGGTGGCGATTCCATAATTGGCATCCAAATAGTTGCCAGAGCTAATCAAGCTGGATTAAAATTAACGCCAAAACAGTTATTTCAGCATCAAACCATCGCTGAGTTAGCTGCTGTAGCGGTGACAACTACCGCCAAAGAGGCAGAACAAGGCTTAATTCAAGGCATTGTTCCCTTAACACCGATTCAGCATTGGTTCTTTGAGCGCAATTTACCCGAACCCCATCACTTTAACCAATCTGTCCTGCTAGAAGTTCCGCCAAATATCCAACCGGAATTACTAGAGCAGGCATTACAAAAGCTGCTGTACCATCACGATGCTTTAAGGCTACGGTTTGTGCAGCAAGCAACGCAATGGCAACAGTACAACAGTGATGTGTGTGATGGAGTATCTTTAGTCATCGCTGATTTGTCCAACCTGGCGCAAACAGAACAATCCCAGGCTATTGAGTTAAAGGCAGATGAAATCCAGCGATCGCTAAATATAGCAGATGGGCCGCTACTGCGGGTCGTTCTGTTTAACTTAGGCAAATCTTCCCCAGGACGTTTACTCATCGTCATTCATCACTTGGCTGTAGATGGGATTTCCTGGCGGATTTTGCTAGAAGATTTAGCGGCGGTATACAAGCAATTAGATACAGGGAAAAACATCCAACTCCCTGCAAAAACCAATTCCTTTCAGGATTGGGCTATCCGATTGCAGAATTATGCAGACGACCAAGGACTGCACTCAGAACTAGAATACTGGCTGCACTCAAGGTCATTGGCAGTTGCTCCTTTACCTTTGGATTCTCTTGCTGTTGAGTCAGAAAACACCGTCGGCTCAAGTCGTATTGTTTCTGTATCCCTGAGTGTAGAACAGACTCGCGCCCTGTTACAGGATGTCCCTAGAGCCTATAACACCCAAATTAATGATGTCCTATTGACCGCATTAGTGCAGAGTTTTGCTGAATGGACAGGCTATAACTCTTTACTAATTGAATTAGAAGGTCATGGACGAGAAGATTTGTTTGAGAATGTAGACTTGTCTCGCACAGTAGGTTGGTTTACCAGTCTATTCCCGGTTTGCTTAGAACTTAGAGGTCTTCACCATCCTGGAGAGACTCTCAAGTCAGTCAAAGAGCAACTGCGACGCATTCCCAACCGAGGTATTGGCTATGGTATCCTGCGCTATCTAAGCATGGATACAACCATCAACAAGCAACTTGAGCAGCTTCCTCAAGCTCAGGTCAGCTTCAACTACTTGGGTCAATTCGACCAAACGCACCTAGCACCCCTTGGTTGGAAATATGCTCAAGAGTCTAGCGGTTCTATTCACAGTCCCAAAGGACAACGTCGCCATTTGTTGAATGTGAGTGGATTAGTTATTGAAGGGAGATTGCAACTGGAGTGGAAATATAGCTCGGCTTTTCATCACCAGGCTACTGTAGAAAACTTGGCTAGAAATTATCTGCAAGTTTTAGCAGCTATTATTGACCACTGCTTATCCCCAGAAGCAGGAGGCTATACTCCTTCAGATTTCCCTGAAGTTAGTTTCAGCCAAGAAGCGTTGGACGAACTGCTAGCAGAAATTGAATGA
- a CDS encoding nuclear transport factor 2 family protein — MYANSNSQIITNYGELIVELFDAVDSSHWEALADIFHSNIIYERPGYKPFVGIDRLLTFYQMERVIASGKHHIEHITIDGSYGACWGRFIGVSKEDCQIDELFADVYSFEQGKIKTRKTHFFRPAV, encoded by the coding sequence ATGTATGCAAATAGCAATTCGCAAATTATCACAAATTACGGTGAATTGATAGTTGAGTTATTTGATGCCGTTGATTCTTCTCATTGGGAAGCTCTAGCAGACATTTTTCATAGTAATATCATCTATGAACGTCCGGGTTACAAGCCTTTTGTTGGCATTGATCGTCTGCTCACCTTTTATCAAATGGAAAGAGTAATTGCATCAGGTAAACATCACATTGAGCATATTACAATTGACGGTAGTTATGGAGCTTGTTGGGGTAGATTTATTGGTGTGAGTAAAGAGGATTGTCAAATAGATGAACTTTTTGCTGATGTCTATTCTTTTGAACAAGGCAAGATTAAAACTCGGAAAACACACTTTTTTAGGCCAGCAGTTTAG